One Kineococcus aurantiacus genomic window carries:
- a CDS encoding ABC transporter permease subunit, which yields MVGVYVLLVTALVVVLVPLLYILASSLSSPAAVSAGRVFLWPVDFSLRGYQVALSNSAIVTGFLNSLFYTVVGAAISVTLTIMIAYPLSIPDLWGRKAITKFVVFTMLFAGGIIPTYLVVQALGLLDTRGALLLPQAIGVWQVIIAVAFLRSSIPDELHEAAQLDGASDLRILFTVVLPLAKPLIAVIALMYGIAQWNSYFDALLYLRDPDLAPLQIVLRNILILNTSGGSTDAAAMMERQQLANLLKYSLIVIATVPLLLVYPFVARYFTKGILVGAVKG from the coding sequence ATGGTGGGGGTCTACGTCCTGCTGGTCACCGCGCTCGTCGTGGTCCTGGTGCCGCTGCTGTACATCCTCGCCAGCTCCCTCAGCTCCCCGGCGGCCGTCTCGGCCGGGCGGGTGTTCCTGTGGCCGGTGGACTTCAGCCTGCGCGGCTACCAGGTGGCCCTGAGCAACTCGGCGATCGTCACCGGCTTCCTCAACTCGCTCTTCTACACCGTCGTCGGCGCGGCCATCAGCGTGACCCTGACGATCATGATCGCCTACCCGCTGTCCATCCCCGACCTGTGGGGACGCAAGGCGATCACCAAGTTCGTCGTGTTCACCATGCTCTTCGCCGGCGGCATCATCCCCACCTACCTCGTCGTGCAGGCCCTCGGCCTGCTCGACACCCGCGGCGCGCTGCTGCTGCCGCAGGCCATCGGCGTCTGGCAGGTCATCATCGCCGTCGCCTTCCTGCGCTCCTCCATCCCCGACGAGCTGCACGAGGCCGCGCAGCTCGACGGGGCCAGCGACCTGCGCATCCTGTTCACCGTCGTCCTGCCGCTGGCCAAACCGCTCATCGCCGTCATCGCCCTCATGTACGGCATCGCGCAGTGGAACTCCTACTTCGACGCGCTGCTGTACCTGCGCGACCCCGACCTGGCCCCGCTGCAGATCGTCCTGCGCAACATCCTCATCCTCAACACCTCCGGCGGCAGCACCGACGCCGCCGCGATGATGGAGCGCCAGCAGCTGGCCAACCTGCTGAAGTACTCCCTCATCGTCATCGCGACCGTCCCGCTGCTGCTCGTCTACCCGTTCGTGGCGCGCTACTTCACGAAGGGCATCCTCGTCGGCGCGGTCAAGGGCTGA
- a CDS encoding cation:proton antiporter — protein MHTAALLIELGAIIFGLGLVGRLAGRLGISPVPLYLLAGLAFGAGGVVPLNAPEGFLEAASEIGVVMLLLLLGLEYSAGDLLGNLRRQAPVGVLDLFLNGLPGAAAGLLLGFGPVGALAMFGITAVSSSGIVAKVLADLGRLGNRETPSVLGILVLEDLGMAVYLPILTAVLAASGVWEATGSVLIALACLAVALVVALRWGRFVSKFVSAGSSEVTLLRVLGLALLVAGVAERLHVSAAVGAFLLGISLASDLEEETHHRLEPLRDLFAAVFFVSFGLSTDPGSLPPVLLPALGLVVVGVLTKLVTGWVAAKRAGIAVPGRVRAGAALIPRGEFSIVIAGLATAAGVDARLAALAAAYVLAMAVLGPVLARFADPWARAWVRRQRERAATTAR, from the coding sequence GTGCACACCGCTGCTCTGCTCATCGAGCTCGGTGCGATCATCTTCGGGCTCGGTCTCGTCGGTCGCCTCGCCGGGCGCCTGGGGATCTCCCCGGTGCCGCTCTACCTGCTCGCCGGCCTCGCGTTCGGCGCCGGCGGCGTCGTCCCGCTGAACGCCCCCGAGGGCTTCCTCGAGGCGGCCTCCGAGATCGGCGTCGTCATGCTCCTGCTGCTGCTGGGGCTGGAGTACTCCGCCGGCGACCTGCTGGGCAACCTGCGCCGGCAGGCCCCCGTCGGGGTGCTCGACCTGTTCCTCAACGGCCTGCCCGGCGCCGCCGCCGGGCTCCTGCTGGGCTTCGGGCCCGTCGGCGCCCTGGCGATGTTCGGCATCACCGCCGTCAGCTCCTCCGGCATCGTGGCCAAGGTGCTCGCCGACCTGGGCCGGCTGGGCAACCGCGAGACCCCCTCCGTCCTGGGCATCCTCGTCCTGGAGGACCTCGGCATGGCGGTCTACCTGCCGATCCTCACCGCGGTCCTGGCCGCCTCGGGGGTCTGGGAGGCCACCGGGTCGGTCCTCATCGCCCTGGCCTGCCTCGCCGTGGCCCTCGTCGTGGCCCTGCGCTGGGGGCGCTTCGTGTCGAAGTTCGTCTCCGCCGGGTCCAGCGAGGTCACGCTGCTGCGCGTCCTGGGCCTGGCCCTCCTGGTCGCCGGGGTCGCCGAGCGGCTCCACGTCTCCGCCGCCGTCGGGGCGTTCCTGCTGGGCATCAGCCTCGCCAGCGACCTGGAGGAGGAGACCCACCACCGCCTCGAACCGCTGCGCGACCTGTTCGCGGCCGTCTTCTTCGTCTCCTTCGGCCTGTCCACCGACCCCGGCTCGCTGCCGCCGGTGCTGCTGCCCGCGCTGGGCCTCGTCGTCGTCGGCGTCCTCACCAAGCTCGTCACCGGCTGGGTCGCGGCGAAGCGGGCCGGCATCGCCGTCCCCGGCCGCGTCCGCGCCGGCGCCGCGCTCATCCCGCGCGGGGAGTTCTCCATCGTCATCGCGGGCCTGGCCACGGCCGCCGGGGTCGACGCCCGGCTCGCGGCGCTCGCCGCCGCCTACGTCCTGGCCATGGCCGTCCTGGGGCCGGTGCTGGCGCGCTTCGCCGACCCCTGGGCGCGGGCCTGGGTCCGCCGGCAGCGCGAGCGCGCGGCCACCACCGCCCGCTGA
- a CDS encoding ABC transporter permease, whose protein sequence is MTPLRPTAVARAADTGTRGRSAARRSLRRHWQLYVMLAVPLLWFVVFKYVPMVNAVIAFKQYNVVDGIWGSDWVGLANFQRFFDNPVFGRIVSNTFILSVYAVLAGFPVPIVLALAINEVRLRFFARTVQLVTYAPFFISTVIIVSMTILVLSPRIGLLSDVFGFFGADQPNVLGDPNAFRHVYVWTDVWQTAGYSAVIYLAALAGIDPTLYEAARVDGANRLQKIIAVDLPGIAPTAVIILILGVGNVMSLGFEKAFLLQNPLNLSQSEVIATYTYKVGLINADFSLASAIGLFNSAINLVLLVTVNRVARRVTGSGLW, encoded by the coding sequence CTGACCCCGCTGCGGCCGACGGCGGTCGCCCGCGCGGCGGACACCGGCACCCGCGGCCGCTCGGCGGCCCGGCGCAGCCTGCGCCGGCACTGGCAGCTCTACGTCATGCTCGCCGTGCCGCTGCTGTGGTTCGTCGTCTTCAAGTACGTCCCGATGGTCAACGCCGTCATCGCCTTCAAGCAGTACAACGTCGTCGACGGCATCTGGGGCAGCGACTGGGTCGGCCTGGCCAACTTCCAGCGCTTCTTCGACAACCCGGTCTTCGGCCGCATCGTCTCCAACACGTTCATCCTGTCGGTCTACGCCGTGCTGGCCGGCTTCCCGGTGCCGATCGTCCTGGCGCTGGCCATCAACGAGGTGCGGCTGCGCTTCTTCGCCCGCACCGTCCAGCTCGTCACCTACGCGCCGTTCTTCATCTCCACGGTGATCATCGTCTCGATGACGATCCTCGTGCTCTCCCCGCGCATCGGGCTGCTCTCGGACGTCTTCGGCTTCTTCGGCGCCGACCAGCCCAACGTGCTGGGCGACCCGAACGCCTTCCGGCACGTCTACGTCTGGACCGACGTGTGGCAGACGGCCGGGTACTCGGCGGTCATCTACCTCGCCGCCCTGGCCGGCATCGACCCCACGCTCTACGAGGCGGCCCGGGTCGACGGGGCCAACCGGCTGCAGAAGATCATCGCCGTCGACCTGCCCGGCATCGCGCCCACCGCCGTGATCATCCTCATCCTCGGCGTCGGCAACGTCATGTCGCTGGGCTTCGAGAAGGCCTTCCTGCTGCAGAACCCGCTGAACCTGTCGCAGTCGGAAGTCATCGCGACCTACACGTACAAGGTCGGCCTCATCAACGCCGACTTCAGCCTCGCCAGTGCCATCGGCCTGTTCAACTCCGCCATCAACCTCGTGCTGCTGGTGACGGTCAACCGGGTCGCCAGACGAGTCACCGGGAGTGGTCTGTGGTGA
- the rlmB gene encoding 23S rRNA (guanosine(2251)-2'-O)-methyltransferase RlmB — protein MAGNSQRRGATSKGKKGPGVGSGGKGRRALEGKGPTPKAVDRPYHPAAKAARQAAHKAATTNGRPGGRPPVRRKSTGETEWIAGRNSIVEALRAELPVTGIYVASRLETDDRVREILKIAGDRGIPLLEASRQDLDRFTDGAVHQGVAATVPPYDYQHPMDLLEAAADSGRPALVVALDGVTDPRNLGAVVRSVAAFGGHGVVVPERRAAGMTASAWKTSAGAAARVPVARAANLNRAIEEYQKAGLFVVGLDADGDVDLPDLQLADGPLVVVVGAEGAGLSRLVREKCDQVVSIPMAGAVESLNAGVAAGIALYEVARHR, from the coding sequence GTGGCAGGCAACTCCCAGCGCCGCGGCGCGACGAGCAAGGGCAAGAAGGGTCCGGGCGTCGGCAGCGGCGGCAAGGGCCGCCGGGCGCTGGAGGGCAAGGGGCCGACGCCCAAGGCCGTCGACCGCCCGTACCACCCGGCCGCGAAGGCGGCCCGCCAGGCCGCGCACAAGGCGGCGACGACGAACGGCCGCCCGGGCGGCCGTCCGCCGGTGCGGCGCAAGTCGACCGGCGAGACCGAGTGGATCGCGGGGCGCAACTCCATCGTCGAGGCCCTGCGCGCCGAGCTGCCCGTCACGGGCATCTACGTCGCCTCGCGCCTGGAGACCGACGACCGCGTCCGGGAGATCCTCAAGATCGCCGGTGACCGGGGCATCCCGCTGCTGGAGGCCTCCCGCCAGGACCTCGACCGGTTCACCGACGGCGCCGTCCACCAGGGTGTCGCGGCCACCGTGCCGCCGTACGACTACCAGCACCCGATGGACCTGCTGGAGGCGGCGGCCGACTCCGGCCGCCCCGCCCTCGTCGTCGCCCTCGACGGGGTCACCGACCCGCGCAACCTCGGCGCCGTGGTGCGCTCGGTCGCCGCGTTCGGGGGTCACGGCGTCGTCGTGCCCGAGCGCCGGGCCGCGGGCATGACGGCCTCGGCGTGGAAGACGTCGGCCGGTGCCGCGGCGCGGGTCCCCGTCGCGCGCGCCGCCAACCTCAACCGCGCGATCGAGGAGTACCAGAAGGCGGGCCTGTTCGTCGTCGGCCTCGACGCCGACGGCGACGTGGACCTGCCCGACCTGCAGCTGGCCGACGGCCCGCTCGTGGTCGTGGTGGGGGCCGAGGGCGCCGGGTTGTCGCGGCTGGTGCGCGAGAAGTGCGACCAGGTCGTGAGCATCCCGATGGCCGGTGCGGTGGAGTCCCTCAACGCCGGTGTCGCGGCGGGGATCGCGCTGTACGAGGTCGCGCGGCACCGGTGA
- a CDS encoding TrkA C-terminal domain-containing protein → MDLEETKLPGVGLRHDFTTARGRRIGVISTRGGERELLVYSQDDPDACHAVVDLDGDEAEVLAELLGQPRVIERLARLREQIEGLATEGIYLEDGSPFVGRTLADAAVRSRTGASVVALVRNGEVVPSPAPSQRFRSGDKIVVVGTQEGVRATAELLAHG, encoded by the coding sequence GTGGACCTGGAAGAGACCAAGCTGCCCGGCGTGGGGCTGCGGCACGACTTCACCACCGCCCGCGGCCGCCGCATCGGCGTCATCTCGACCCGCGGCGGCGAGCGGGAGCTGCTCGTCTACTCCCAAGACGACCCCGACGCCTGCCACGCCGTCGTCGACCTCGACGGCGACGAGGCCGAGGTGCTCGCCGAGCTGCTCGGGCAGCCGCGCGTCATCGAGCGGCTGGCCCGCCTGCGCGAGCAGATCGAGGGCCTGGCCACCGAGGGCATCTACCTCGAGGACGGCTCGCCGTTCGTCGGCCGGACCCTGGCCGACGCCGCCGTCCGCAGCCGCACCGGGGCCTCCGTCGTGGCCCTCGTGCGCAACGGCGAGGTCGTCCCCTCGCCCGCGCCGTCCCAGCGGTTCCGCTCCGGTGACAAGATCGTCGTCGTGGGCACCCAGGAGGGCGTGCGCGCCACCGCCGAGCTGCTCGCCCACGGCTGA
- a CDS encoding ABC transporter ATP-binding protein: MATVTFDKATRIYPGGDKPAVDALDLHIEDGEFLVLVGPSGCGKSTSLRMLAGLEDVNGGRILIGDRDVTTVPPKDRDIAMVFQNYALYPHMTVADNMGFALKIAGTPKDEIKRRVQEAAKILDLEQYLTRKPKALSGGQRQRVAMGRAIVRQPQVFLMDEPLSNLDAKLRVQTRTQIASLQRRLGVTTVYVTHDQVEAMTMGDRVAVLKDGLLQQVDTPRRMYDHPNNVFVAGFIGSPAMNLLTLDATDGGLRFGDTVHPVERSLLAGTGSKVTLGVRPEDLELSTAGLPVQVEVVEELGADAYIYGSLAQPGGESHQVIARVDGRRPPEKGSTVHFTPKQGHVHLFDVTSGQRIGA, from the coding sequence ATGGCTACGGTCACGTTCGACAAGGCGACGCGCATCTACCCCGGCGGCGACAAGCCCGCGGTGGACGCCCTGGACCTGCACATCGAGGACGGCGAGTTCCTCGTCCTCGTCGGCCCCTCCGGCTGCGGCAAGTCCACCTCCCTGCGCATGCTCGCCGGTCTCGAGGACGTCAACGGCGGACGCATCCTCATCGGTGACCGCGACGTCACGACGGTCCCCCCGAAGGACCGCGACATCGCGATGGTGTTCCAGAACTACGCGCTCTACCCGCACATGACGGTCGCCGACAACATGGGCTTCGCGCTCAAGATCGCCGGCACGCCGAAGGACGAGATCAAGCGCCGCGTGCAGGAGGCGGCGAAGATCCTGGACCTGGAGCAGTACCTGACCCGCAAGCCCAAGGCCCTCTCCGGTGGTCAGCGCCAGCGCGTCGCCATGGGCCGCGCGATCGTCCGCCAGCCGCAGGTCTTCCTCATGGACGAGCCGCTGTCGAACCTCGACGCCAAGCTGCGCGTGCAGACGCGCACGCAGATCGCCTCGCTGCAGCGCCGCCTGGGCGTCACGACGGTCTACGTCACCCACGACCAGGTCGAGGCCATGACGATGGGTGACCGCGTCGCGGTCCTCAAGGACGGTCTGCTGCAGCAGGTCGACACCCCGCGCCGCATGTACGACCACCCGAACAACGTCTTCGTCGCCGGCTTCATCGGCTCCCCCGCCATGAACCTGCTGACGCTGGACGCCACCGACGGCGGTCTGCGCTTCGGCGACACGGTCCACCCGGTGGAGCGCAGCCTCCTCGCCGGCACCGGCAGCAAGGTCACCCTGGGTGTCCGTCCGGAGGACCTGGAGCTGTCGACCGCGGGTCTGCCCGTGCAGGTGGAGGTCGTCGAGGAGCTCGGCGCCGACGCCTACATCTACGGTTCGCTGGCCCAGCCGGGCGGGGAGTCGCACCAGGTCATCGCGCGCGTCGACGGCCGCCGTCCCCCGGAGAAGGGCTCGACGGTCCACTTCACGCCGAAGCAGGGCCACGTCCACCTGTTCGACGTCACCAGCGGGCAGCGCATCGGCGCCTGA
- a CDS encoding MarR family winged helix-turn-helix transcriptional regulator: MTEQTPRWLNPDERRVWLRLSALMELLPAALDAQLQRDADLTKTAYLTLAMLSEEPTRSLRMSELGARSNASPSRISHVVSRLEKDGWVRREKSPNDGRGQVAVLTDAGYDKVVASAPGHVERVRELVFDPLAGDDLGVLDAVMVKLLDVLDPDAKFAATALAREV, from the coding sequence ATGACCGAGCAGACTCCCCGCTGGCTGAACCCCGACGAGCGCCGGGTCTGGCTGCGGCTCAGCGCGCTGATGGAACTCCTCCCGGCCGCGCTGGACGCCCAGCTCCAGCGCGACGCCGACCTCACCAAGACGGCCTACTTGACCCTGGCCATGCTCTCGGAGGAACCCACCCGCAGCCTGCGCATGAGCGAGCTCGGGGCCCGCTCCAACGCCAGCCCGTCGCGCATCTCGCACGTCGTGTCTCGGCTGGAGAAGGACGGCTGGGTCCGCCGGGAGAAGAGCCCCAACGACGGCCGCGGGCAGGTCGCCGTCCTCACCGACGCCGGCTACGACAAGGTCGTCGCCTCGGCCCCCGGGCACGTCGAGCGCGTCCGCGAACTCGTCTTCGACCCGCTGGCCGGGGACGACCTCGGCGTCCTCGACGCCGTGATGGTCAAGCTGCTGGACGTGCTCGACCCGGACGCCAAGTTCGCCGCGACCGCCCTGGCCCGCGAGGTCTGA
- a CDS encoding DUF4032 domain-containing protein has protein sequence MSTETAASLQITAARPYPQLLDLPWDIPLEEWPQEHLAALPRGISRHVVRFVKLGNRVLAVKETNAPIAHREYRMLRLLNRLEVPSVAPVAVITGRVDRHGEPLNAVLVTRHLQYSLPYRALYSQMLRPDTAKRAVDALAVLLVKLHLTGFYWGDVSLSNALFRRDAGAFAAYLVDAETGELYDELSTGQRAYDLDLARTNIAGELMDVVASEALDADMDEVLAIADRIVSRYEALWVELTEPESFERGERWRVEARIRRLNDLGFDVGELAITTDIDGTTVRIEPKVVDAGHHSRRLLRLTGLDAEENQARRLLNDLDSYTAAKDRQGEDEEIVAHDWVADVFEPVQRAVPRELRGRMEAAELFHEVLEHRWYLSEKASRDVGLEEAVHSYVTGVLPGKPDERAVLGVDTQAIRVIADDD, from the coding sequence GTGAGCACCGAGACGGCGGCGTCGCTGCAGATCACCGCGGCGCGCCCCTACCCCCAGCTCCTCGACCTGCCGTGGGACATCCCCCTGGAGGAGTGGCCGCAGGAGCACCTGGCCGCGCTGCCGCGAGGCATCTCCCGGCACGTCGTCCGGTTCGTGAAGCTGGGCAACCGGGTGCTGGCGGTCAAGGAGACGAACGCGCCGATCGCGCACCGCGAGTACCGGATGCTGCGGCTGCTGAACCGGCTCGAGGTGCCGTCGGTGGCGCCCGTGGCGGTCATCACCGGCCGCGTCGACCGCCACGGCGAACCGCTGAACGCGGTGCTCGTCACGCGCCACCTGCAGTACTCGCTGCCCTACCGCGCGCTGTACAGCCAGATGCTGCGCCCGGACACCGCCAAGCGGGCCGTCGACGCGCTGGCCGTGCTGCTCGTGAAGCTGCACCTGACGGGTTTCTACTGGGGCGACGTGTCGCTGTCGAACGCGCTGTTCCGGCGCGACGCGGGGGCCTTCGCGGCGTACCTCGTCGACGCCGAGACCGGCGAGCTGTACGACGAGCTGTCCACGGGGCAGCGGGCGTACGACCTGGACCTGGCCCGCACCAACATCGCGGGCGAGCTCATGGACGTCGTGGCCTCCGAGGCCCTCGACGCCGACATGGACGAGGTCCTCGCGATCGCGGACCGCATCGTCTCCCGGTACGAGGCGCTGTGGGTGGAGCTGACGGAGCCGGAGTCCTTCGAGCGGGGTGAGCGCTGGCGCGTCGAGGCCCGCATCCGGCGCCTGAACGACCTGGGGTTCGACGTCGGCGAGCTGGCCATCACCACCGACATCGACGGCACGACGGTCCGCATCGAGCCGAAGGTCGTCGACGCCGGTCACCACTCCCGGCGCCTGCTCCGGCTGACGGGCCTGGACGCGGAGGAGAACCAGGCGCGCCGGCTGCTCAACGACCTGGACTCCTACACCGCGGCGAAGGACCGGCAGGGCGAGGACGAGGAGATCGTCGCGCACGACTGGGTCGCGGACGTGTTCGAACCCGTGCAGCGGGCGGTGCCCCGCGAGCTGCGCGGCCGCATGGAGGCCGCGGAACTGTTCCACGAGGTGCTCGAGCACCGGTGGTACCTGTCCGAGAAGGCCAGCCGTGACGTGGGGCTGGAGGAGGCGGTGCACTCCTACGTCACCGGCGTGCTGCCGGGCAAACCCGACGAGCGAGCCGTGCTCGGCGTCGACACCCAGGCGATCCGCGTGATCGCCGACGACGACTGA
- a CDS encoding NAD-dependent epimerase/dehydratase family protein, producing MSAAQPRVALTGAAGKLGRVVLRDLLDHGWSVLALDQTPPPGLSDRDDAQFVRIDLSDHGQVTEALTGRIEERGGPFDAVVHLAAIPAPGLAPNATTFRNNSAATWNVFDAARAAGIKQVVWASSETVLGLPFEAAPPPYAPLDEEYAVRPESTYSLVKSLEEEMARHFCRWVPDLTMTGLRFSNVMHVEDYARFPSFDADPALRKWNLWGYVDARDGAQAVRLALHREGPGVEVCVVANADTVMTRSSASLMAEVYPGVEVRKELGEHETLLSIDKARRVLGYEPQHSWRDHV from the coding sequence GTGTCTGCTGCTCAACCCCGCGTCGCGCTGACCGGGGCGGCCGGCAAGCTCGGCCGCGTGGTCCTGCGCGACCTGCTCGACCACGGCTGGTCGGTGCTGGCCCTGGACCAGACCCCGCCGCCCGGCCTGAGCGACCGCGACGACGCGCAGTTCGTGCGGATCGACCTGTCCGACCACGGCCAGGTCACCGAGGCGCTGACGGGGCGGATCGAGGAGCGCGGGGGCCCCTTCGACGCCGTCGTCCACCTGGCCGCGATCCCGGCGCCGGGGCTGGCCCCGAACGCGACGACGTTCCGGAACAACTCCGCGGCGACGTGGAACGTCTTCGACGCCGCGCGCGCGGCGGGGATCAAGCAGGTGGTGTGGGCCTCCAGCGAGACGGTGCTGGGCCTGCCCTTCGAGGCCGCTCCCCCGCCGTACGCGCCGCTGGACGAGGAGTACGCGGTCCGGCCGGAGTCGACGTACTCGCTGGTGAAGTCCCTCGAGGAGGAGATGGCCCGGCACTTCTGCCGCTGGGTGCCCGACCTGACGATGACGGGGCTGCGGTTCTCGAACGTCATGCACGTCGAGGACTACGCGAGGTTCCCGTCGTTCGACGCGGACCCGGCGCTGCGCAAGTGGAACCTGTGGGGCTACGTCGACGCCCGCGACGGCGCGCAGGCCGTGCGGCTGGCGCTGCACCGCGAGGGGCCGGGTGTCGAGGTGTGCGTCGTGGCGAACGCCGACACGGTGATGACCCGCTCGTCGGCGTCGCTGATGGCGGAGGTGTACCCGGGCGTGGAGGTGCGCAAGGAGCTCGGCGAGCACGAGACGCTGCTGTCGATCGACAAGGCGCGCCGGGTGCTGGGGTACGAACCCCAGCACTCCTGGCGCGACCACGTGTAG
- a CDS encoding extracellular solute-binding protein has translation MSARRRPRALALALAALTLFATSCSSGEDAGEDAQKLTIFAAQGPDTDLATNSFSKEMEKLTGTTFEWQTTTWDGTTAAEARRIQLAGGDYPEVFLMVPWVDQFSQQDLLRYGQQGVLQPLNDLIEEHAPNIKETFAENPDYAKLATAPDGKIWGLPQWNDCYHCSYQAKLWINTAWLDKLGLKMPTTTDEFYDVMVAFKTQDPNGNGQADEIPLTSSVDDLLLPYFVNAFLYDPQGSGTYLSTLALQDGKVTLQARQDAYREALAYMAKLYAAGLIDPAAFTQNRDALIAKGDNAEAPLVGAATALHPNIFVTTGQDDGRDEAYQAVPPLKGPDGVQFASYNLPSMPGATFAVTNKASEDEQVAAVKMIDYMFPQDQHARAEFGIEGKDWFKPEPGEVALDESLTPFARVPEADPNVKPANDGWGPLAQYNSNADFRNGQVQPADGYERKLFEASKLYEPYVPQDQVFPYWSVWVPQEESAEVAELTTNIQNLVSQASAEFVTGTRDVDDDAAWASYVDELDSTGLARYLEIQQKAYDATK, from the coding sequence ATGTCCGCACGACGACGTCCCCGCGCCCTGGCCCTGGCCCTGGCCGCGCTCACCCTCTTCGCCACGTCCTGCTCGTCGGGGGAGGACGCGGGGGAGGACGCGCAGAAGCTGACGATCTTCGCCGCCCAGGGACCGGACACCGACCTGGCCACGAACTCGTTCAGCAAGGAGATGGAGAAGCTCACCGGCACCACGTTCGAGTGGCAGACGACGACCTGGGACGGCACCACGGCCGCCGAGGCGCGGCGCATCCAGCTCGCCGGCGGGGACTACCCCGAGGTGTTCCTCATGGTGCCGTGGGTCGACCAGTTCTCCCAGCAGGACCTGCTGCGCTACGGCCAGCAGGGCGTCCTGCAGCCGCTGAACGACCTCATCGAGGAGCACGCGCCGAACATCAAGGAGACGTTCGCCGAGAACCCCGACTACGCGAAGCTCGCCACCGCGCCCGACGGCAAGATCTGGGGCCTGCCGCAGTGGAACGACTGCTACCACTGCTCCTACCAGGCCAAGCTGTGGATCAACACCGCCTGGCTGGACAAGCTGGGGCTGAAGATGCCCACCACCACCGACGAGTTCTACGACGTCATGGTGGCCTTCAAGACCCAGGACCCCAACGGCAACGGCCAGGCCGACGAGATCCCGCTGACCTCCAGCGTCGACGACCTGCTGCTGCCGTACTTCGTCAACGCCTTCCTCTACGACCCCCAGGGCAGCGGGACCTACCTCTCCACCCTGGCGCTGCAGGACGGGAAGGTGACCCTGCAGGCCCGGCAGGACGCCTACCGCGAGGCCCTGGCCTACATGGCGAAGCTGTACGCCGCCGGCCTCATCGACCCCGCCGCCTTCACCCAGAACCGCGACGCCCTCATCGCCAAGGGCGACAACGCCGAAGCGCCGCTCGTGGGCGCCGCGACGGCCCTGCACCCGAACATCTTCGTCACCACCGGGCAGGACGACGGGCGCGACGAGGCGTACCAGGCGGTGCCGCCGCTCAAGGGTCCCGACGGCGTGCAGTTCGCCTCCTACAACCTGCCCAGCATGCCGGGGGCCACCTTCGCCGTCACGAACAAGGCCAGCGAGGACGAGCAGGTGGCGGCCGTCAAGATGATCGACTACATGTTCCCCCAGGACCAGCACGCCCGCGCCGAGTTCGGCATCGAGGGCAAGGACTGGTTCAAGCCCGAGCCGGGGGAGGTCGCCCTCGACGAGAGCCTCACCCCGTTCGCCCGCGTCCCCGAGGCCGACCCGAACGTGAAACCCGCCAACGACGGCTGGGGCCCGCTGGCGCAGTACAACTCCAACGCCGACTTCCGCAACGGCCAGGTGCAGCCCGCCGACGGGTACGAGCGCAAGCTGTTCGAGGCCAGCAAGCTCTACGAGCCGTACGTGCCGCAGGACCAGGTCTTCCCGTACTGGTCGGTCTGGGTGCCGCAGGAGGAGTCGGCCGAGGTGGCCGAGCTCACCACCAACATCCAGAACCTCGTCAGTCAGGCCAGCGCCGAGTTCGTCACCGGTACCCGGGACGTCGACGACGACGCGGCGTGGGCGTCCTACGTCGACGAGCTGGACAGCACCGGCCTGGCCCGCTACCTGGAGATCCAGCAGAAGGCGTACGACGCCACCAAGTGA